DNA from Acidobacteriota bacterium:
GCGGAAGGCGCAGCTCGAGCCGCGGTGGTCGTGAATCGGGGTCCGCTGGCCGCTCGACCAGCACAGGCAGACCACCTCGTACCAGTCCGACTCGGCGATCCGGTTCCGCCGGTAGCCGTCCGCGCCGAAGCGGCAGGCGGCGCCGAGGTCGGCCCGCGTCACCGGGATGTCGCCCAGCAGACCGCTCAGAACCTCCAGGTCGGCGGGGCCGTCGAGCGACCCCAGGTAATCCAGCAACGGACCGAGGCGGCCCGCGGACGACCCCGAGTTCACGTCAACGCCCTCCTACATCGACCACCTGATCCCGAACTGCGCCGAGCGCTGCGCTCCGCGCGTCCGGATCCGGGGCCAGTCGTCGCGCGTTACGGTGCCGGGCTCACCGAGACGGCCACGATTGTTGTAGCTGCGCAGACCGTCCATCTCGATCGCGTTCGTCCGGTCGGTGGCGTTGAAGACGTCGAGGAAGACGAGAAGGCCGTGCCGTTCCCCGACGGTGAAGTTCCTGGCGAGGCGCACGTCGGCCGAGAAGTAGTCCGGCGCGTTTCTGCTGTTGAAGCCCTCGAAGAGAATCGTCGGATAGGCGGGA
Protein-coding regions in this window:
- a CDS encoding cysteine dioxygenase family protein; amino-acid sequence: MNSGSSAGRLGPLLDYLGSLDGPADLEVLSGLLGDIPVTRADLGAACRFGADGYRRNRIAESDWYEVVCLCWSSGQRTPIHDHRGSSCAFRVVEGVATETAFEPTASGLICPYARREHGAGRVCASEEDDCHQVANTQPAGEDLITLHIYSPPLRRFNVYSLDTPTASDQRRPGCC